In one window of Falco cherrug isolate bFalChe1 chromosome 10, bFalChe1.pri, whole genome shotgun sequence DNA:
- the CD40 gene encoding tumor necrosis factor receptor superfamily member 5: MNRLGVLGLVGAVLLGCWEPGDAIRCFDKQYEHKGRCCNRCQPGEKLISECSGTEDSVCAPCESGHYQQSWTKERHCAPHDICDDNTGLIMKTQGNATHNTVCQCQAGMHCSDTSCQTCVENPPCQRGFGFVAAKAMARMSSPCEPCPEGTFSNVSSKTEPCHPWSSCEEKGLVVKLKGTNTSDVICESGRRSSLSVLIPIMAAVVTCIVGISIYCLVLTDSRRRVQKQVEVGKPGENLEAQQPMEMGEDAFPVQETLLGGQPVAQEDGKESRISEQERL; the protein is encoded by the exons ATGAACCGGCTCGGGGTGCTGGGGCTCGTCGGCGCCGTGCTGCTGGGG TGCTGGGAGCCTGGCGACGCCATAAGATGCTTTGATAAGCAGTACGAACACAAGGGCAGGTGCTGCAACCGGTGTCAGCCAG GGGAAAAGCTGATCTCTGAATGCAGTGGCACAGAAGACTCTGTCTGCGCGCCCTGTGAGAGTGGACACTATCAGCAGAGCTGGACCAAGGAGAGGCACTGTGCCCCCCATGATATCTGTGATGACA ACACTGGCCTCATCATGAAGACACAAGGAAATGCAACACACAACACAGTGTGCCAGTGCCAGGCTGGCATGCACTGCTCTGACACTAGCTGCCAGACCTGTGTGGAGAACCCTCCCTGCCAGCGCGGCTTTGGCTTTGTGGCAG ccaAGGCCATGGCCCGGATGTCATCCCCCTGCGAGCCCTGCCCAGAAGGCACCTTCTCCAATGTCTCCTCTAAAACTGAGCCGTGCCATCCCTGGTCAAG TTGTGAGGAAAAGGGACTGGTGGTGAAGCTGAAAGGGACGAACACTTCAGATGTGATATGTG AGTCGGGCAGGCGCTCCTCACTTTCAGTGCTGATCCCCATCATGGCCGCAGTTGTCACGTGCATTGTGGGCATCTCCATCTACTGCCTGGTCCTCACAG ATTCCAGGAGACGGGTGCAGAAGCAG GTGGAGGTTGGGAAACCCGGAGAGAACCTGGAGGCCCAGCAGCCCATGGAGATGGGGGAGGATGCCTTCCCTGTGCAGGAGACCCTGCTCGGGGGCCAGCCTGTGGCCCAGGAGGATGGCAAGGAGAGCCGCATCTCGGAGCAGGAGAGGCTGTGA